The following are encoded in a window of Methylicorpusculum oleiharenae genomic DNA:
- a CDS encoding type II toxin-antitoxin system TacA family antitoxin translates to MTTSLPRITARVDADTQDLLTKATVISGMSSINSFVLSAAVEKAKQLIEQDKTLKLTEQDALLLMDALDKPATTNSNLKAAAACYENSAR, encoded by the coding sequence ATGACGACTTCATTACCTCGTATCACCGCTAGGGTGGATGCTGATACTCAAGATTTACTCACTAAAGCTACGGTCATATCGGGCATGTCCAGTATCAACTCATTTGTCCTTAGCGCGGCAGTTGAAAAAGCTAAGCAACTTATTGAACAAGACAAGACACTTAAGCTGACTGAACAGGATGCCCTGTTGCTTATGGATGCGCTTGATAAACCGGCGACGACTAACAGTAACTTAAAAGCGGCAGCTGCATGTT